The Nitrososphaerota archaeon genome includes a region encoding these proteins:
- a CDS encoding helix-turn-helix domain-containing protein: MRKDSDDLVNAVIQKERALILKELKSGVKHISKLSEETGLDRATVSYHLGILEIHKVVSSEYEMLREPHSKGRIGRYYTLNQARLEEAIKAIQQRVGSNLT, from the coding sequence ATGAGAAAAGATAGCGACGATCTAGTTAATGCCGTAATTCAGAAGGAAAGGGCGCTGATACTAAAAGAACTGAAAAGCGGTGTTAAGCACATCAGCAAGCTCAGTGAAGAAACCGGCCTTGATAGAGCCACAGTAAGTTATCACTTAGGAATCCTTGAGATTCATAAAGTTGTATCATCAGAGTACGAGATGCTAAGAGAGCCACATTCTAAAGGGAGAATCGGTCGGTATTATACACTGAATCAAGCACGACTCGAAGAAGCCATAAAAGCAATTCAGCAAAGGGTCGGAAGCAACCTAACGTAA
- a CDS encoding IS5 family transposase: MFFGRKVVLLVGLVTKKKRNWREYNEELVRRGEICSVPIFLSSWSRELECMNEGKEGARYLYPVSFVKLLATIHAYILPYRQLEGFVSIFAKHVKDLRVPDYTTMWHRVSKVSVKLDEHVDRSKDVTIAVDSTGIKVSNRGEWIRQKWKVRRGFIKIHLAVDVKTKQIISMQVTREDVPDGRMLKPLLDEASSKVKVVKAVADGAYDSKDNFRYLDNLKIEPVIKVRRNSSLKAKGCMPRKLVVQEQLKDYDSWRKKHRYGDR; the protein is encoded by the coding sequence ATGTTCTTCGGAAGGAAGGTTGTTTTACTCGTAGGATTGGTTACGAAGAAGAAGCGTAATTGGCGGGAGTATAATGAGGAGCTGGTGAGGCGGGGAGAGATCTGCTCAGTACCGATTTTTTTATCTTCTTGGAGCAGAGAATTAGAATGTATGAACGAAGGGAAGGAGGGGGCAAGATACCTTTATCCAGTATCATTCGTGAAGCTGCTCGCGACTATACACGCCTACATCCTCCCGTACAGGCAGCTGGAAGGCTTCGTAAGCATCTTCGCAAAGCACGTGAAAGATCTAAGGGTGCCGGACTACACCACGATGTGGCACCGGGTGTCAAAGGTAAGCGTAAAGCTCGACGAACACGTAGACCGAAGCAAAGACGTAACAATAGCAGTTGACTCGACAGGTATCAAGGTCTCCAACAGGGGAGAATGGATAAGGCAGAAGTGGAAGGTTAGAAGAGGCTTCATCAAAATCCACCTTGCCGTCGATGTGAAGACGAAGCAAATAATCTCAATGCAGGTAACTAGAGAAGATGTTCCTGACGGCCGGATGCTTAAACCTCTACTGGATGAAGCATCATCGAAGGTGAAGGTTGTCAAAGCAGTTGCCGATGGAGCTTACGACTCGAAGGACAACTTCAGGTATCTCGACAACCTGAAGATTGAGCCGGTAATCAAGGTGAGGAGAAACTCATCTCTGAAGGCGAAGGGATGCATGCCGAGAAAGCTGGTGGTGCAGGAGCAGCTCAAAGACTACGACTCATGGAGGAAGAAGCATCGGTACGGTGACAGATGA
- a CDS encoding DDE-type integrase/transposase/recombinase, translated as MKLDPVKVAWIIRQKENSVSNSVIACAMKVSVRRVQRLYSVYRATGLIPELKKPGRKQVETSDEERKIILEAYREHRAGALILEHIIAVNYNRHIPHNRIHRVMKSMGIARDEPRKQVRKKWIRYERKYSNSLWHTDWKLIDGLGWFTAYLDDASRFIAGHALFQEATSEHSVEVLKQAISKHGKPAAILTDRGTQFYAVETDVKIKGLTVFENYLIENDIKQILSRVGHPQTNGKIERFFRTVDDKRKFFTSIDELIEWYNMKRPHMSLNLDVIETPYQAYQRKTPNKEEVITDEESGEIYHAQKK; from the coding sequence GTGAAGCTTGATCCTGTTAAGGTGGCGTGGATAATCAGGCAGAAGGAGAATAGCGTAAGTAACTCCGTGATAGCTTGTGCGATGAAGGTGTCCGTGAGAAGGGTTCAGAGGCTGTACTCAGTTTACAGGGCTACCGGATTGATTCCTGAGCTGAAGAAGCCGGGTAGGAAACAGGTTGAAACGTCAGATGAAGAGAGAAAGATCATTCTGGAGGCTTACAGGGAGCATCGAGCTGGCGCGCTCATACTTGAGCACATCATAGCTGTTAATTATAACAGGCACATACCTCACAACCGCATCCACCGGGTGATGAAGAGCATGGGGATAGCAAGAGATGAGCCTAGGAAGCAGGTTAGGAAGAAGTGGATCCGCTACGAGAGAAAGTACTCGAACTCGCTCTGGCATACAGACTGGAAGCTTATCGACGGATTAGGCTGGTTCACAGCCTATCTGGATGATGCTTCACGCTTCATCGCCGGCCATGCTCTGTTCCAAGAAGCTACTTCAGAGCACTCGGTGGAGGTGTTGAAGCAGGCAATCAGTAAGCATGGGAAGCCTGCGGCCATCCTAACCGACCGAGGAACACAGTTCTATGCCGTTGAGACAGACGTGAAGATCAAAGGACTAACCGTATTCGAGAATTACCTCATCGAGAACGACATCAAACAGATACTGTCAAGAGTAGGCCACCCACAGACTAATGGCAAGATAGAGCGGTTCTTCAGAACAGTAGATGACAAGAGGAAGTTCTTCACAAGCATAGATGAACTCATAGAATGGTACAACATGAAGAGACCCCACATGTCACTCAATCTCGACGTAATCGAAACACCCTACCAAGCATACCAGAGAAAGACGCCCAACAAAGAAGAAGTTATCACAGACGAAGAATCAGGAGAAATATACCATGCCCAAAAGAAGTAG
- a CDS encoding DUF4157 domain-containing protein, whose product MTSAEPSSASHQVNNLNGNTPADALHLQQSIGNQAVQRPANSNAVGFDFAKIGVQPKLEVGRPAQSAADEGTGTSASFDPIAPLLTNRKDDHRLVTNVPDSSWDARNENPVGAQGKHLESPILTAMETRLGRNFGDVRIHTDSEAAQSAQSIGALAFTVGRDIVFGQNQYAPDTPSGERLLAHELAHTAQQETAHSPFTGEIPISPPHDMLEQEADEVSLAGSRSSAVTHLAEQLIQRQPRDTQVSPPVTRPSLSDLRTIAQGYIGDYFSAARAGLTDFERDVQSSFDWGAFWLTVGGNVVWATASFATGGTAFIISLAGIAVSTAASTATVNNPADFHRESVIRINDIVTSLNNEVDRVTREVDSNAAAEGWDDNRSRSELLKRLVKPEFVFTATGGLPNLSQPRVAASIREELLIRASQQSSSPLLSPVVYQGVFEEVWDVDGITWVEYPFSPTMPVLKPLSDWFYGIHSAGFVNVPPEVPDLNRKINDIYQTYGSSRIDPSVWPVRKEIKLQFGNGVSVTYIFDASNTLTRIDDNMFRGILRAQGHDPDTFLHELLGYMQHGSPIPRVSALR is encoded by the coding sequence TTGACATCTGCTGAACCTTCATCTGCAAGCCATCAAGTTAACAATTTGAACGGGAATACTCCTGCTGATGCTCTTCACTTACAGCAATCTATTGGCAATCAGGCTGTGCAAAGGCCTGCGAATTCTAATGCTGTAGGATTTGACTTTGCAAAAATTGGAGTTCAGCCAAAGTTAGAAGTTGGCCGGCCGGCCCAGAGCGCGGCAGATGAAGGGACTGGAACATCCGCCTCCTTCGATCCAATTGCACCGCTTCTTACAAATAGAAAAGATGACCATAGACTCGTAACCAATGTTCCCGATAGCAGCTGGGATGCGCGCAACGAGAACCCTGTCGGCGCACAAGGCAAGCACCTAGAAAGCCCTATACTCACGGCCATGGAGACCCGGCTTGGTCGAAATTTCGGGGATGTTCGCATTCATACCGACTCTGAAGCTGCGCAATCAGCCCAGTCTATAGGAGCGCTTGCCTTTACAGTGGGGCGAGACATTGTTTTTGGCCAAAACCAGTACGCACCAGACACGCCGTCCGGCGAAAGGCTACTCGCTCACGAACTAGCGCATACTGCGCAACAAGAGACAGCGCACTCACCGTTCACTGGCGAAATCCCCATCTCGCCGCCGCATGATATGCTCGAACAAGAAGCAGATGAGGTGTCATTGGCGGGCTCTAGGTCGAGCGCGGTCACACATCTTGCCGAGCAGCTCATCCAACGACAGCCTAGGGACACGCAAGTCTCGCCTCCGGTAACCCGCCCCAGCCTGAGCGATTTACGTACAATCGCCCAAGGCTACATCGGTGATTACTTCTCGGCCGCGCGTGCCGGCCTAACCGATTTCGAGCGTGATGTGCAATCGAGCTTTGACTGGGGAGCCTTCTGGCTAACAGTCGGAGGCAATGTCGTATGGGCAACCGCCTCCTTCGCTACCGGCGGCACGGCTTTCATCATCAGTCTTGCAGGAATCGCCGTGTCCACGGCTGCTTCCACCGCAACAGTAAACAACCCAGCCGACTTCCATCGAGAATCAGTCATACGGATTAATGACATAGTCACCTCTCTCAACAACGAAGTGGACCGAGTCACTCGCGAAGTGGATAGTAATGCCGCTGCAGAAGGTTGGGACGACAACCGCAGCCGCAGTGAACTGCTAAAAAGGCTAGTCAAGCCCGAATTTGTCTTTACTGCCACAGGCGGACTTCCGAATCTGAGCCAGCCGAGGGTCGCAGCGTCGATACGGGAGGAACTGCTTATACGAGCGTCGCAGCAATCATCCAGCCCACTCTTAAGCCCGGTTGTATATCAGGGAGTATTCGAGGAGGTCTGGGACGTGGACGGGATCACTTGGGTGGAGTATCCTTTTAGTCCCACAATGCCGGTTCTGAAGCCCCTTTCAGATTGGTTCTATGGCATACACAGTGCTGGATTCGTCAACGTTCCACCAGAAGTTCCCGATTTGAATCGCAAAATAAACGATATCTACCAGACTTATGGGAGCAGCCGCATTGATCCGTCGGTGTGGCCTGTAAGAAAGGAAATCAAGCTGCAATTCGGCAACGGGGTGAGCGTGACATACATATTTGATGCTTCCAACACTCTAACGCGCATCGACGACAATATGTTCCGAGGAATCCTTCGCGCACAAGGCCATGACCCGGATACCTTCCTCCATGAGCTTCTGGGATACATGCAGCACGGTTCTCCGATACCCCGCGTTTCTGCATTAAGATGA
- a CDS encoding vitamin K epoxide reductase family protein has protein sequence MRRKSSLDTWTKVLLVLCVTGIVVSAYLTSDSIYPTVASICPSGDILNCEKVTSSPYSHFYGVPVAFIAIFWFAAIMWLGVKKPSFYVYVVFPLWLAGAIFAGYLIYVEIFVLHAICLYCTVAHVAGLLLIVPILAMLMGDEVADD, from the coding sequence GTGAGGCGGAAGAGTTCTTTGGATACTTGGACTAAGGTTTTGCTTGTTCTCTGCGTTACTGGTATTGTTGTTTCTGCATATCTTACCTCTGACTCGATTTACCCTACGGTGGCCAGTATTTGTCCTTCGGGTGATATTCTCAACTGTGAGAAGGTCACTTCGAGTCCGTACAGCCACTTCTACGGGGTGCCTGTGGCTTTCATCGCTATCTTCTGGTTCGCCGCTATAATGTGGCTGGGTGTGAAGAAGCCTTCGTTCTACGTGTATGTGGTGTTTCCGCTTTGGCTTGCAGGAGCGATTTTCGCAGGCTACCTGATTTACGTTGAGATCTTTGTTCTCCACGCTATCTGCTTGTACTGCACAGTCGCCCACGTAGCGGGGCTACTGCTCATAGTGCCCATATTGGCGATGCTAATGGGTGATGAAGTTGCTGATGATTGA
- a CDS encoding DinB family protein: MSDDAFRLMDYVTFLKHRYFDVLSKLSWGELVRNRDASFSSIRDVFLHIVNVEDSYINYILAKKGGKYTPYDFNKFNSLDAIRRQMDEVEAKTKRCLSSITEKELAAQYEWTRFDGAAMRGRGEDIIIHLALEQIHHIGELICLLWQINVEPPHIGWLQYISQTTQAKG; this comes from the coding sequence ATGAGTGATGATGCGTTTAGGCTAATGGATTATGTTACCTTTCTGAAGCATAGATATTTTGACGTGTTATCGAAGCTGTCTTGGGGGGAGCTGGTTCGTAACAGGGATGCGAGCTTCAGCTCTATTCGAGATGTGTTTTTGCACATAGTGAACGTGGAGGACTCTTACATTAACTATATTCTCGCTAAGAAGGGCGGCAAGTATACTCCTTATGATTTCAACAAGTTCAACAGCCTAGACGCAATCAGGCGACAGATGGATGAAGTTGAAGCTAAGACGAAGCGATGCTTATCATCCATTACCGAGAAAGAGCTTGCAGCTCAGTATGAATGGACAAGATTTGATGGCGCTGCTATGCGGGGTAGAGGTGAAGACATAATCATCCACCTAGCCTTGGAGCAGATTCACCATATCGGCGAGCTGATTTGCCTCCTTTGGCAGATAAACGTCGAGCCTCCTCACATAGGTTGGCTCCAATACATCAGCCAAACAACTCAGGCTAAAGGATAG
- a CDS encoding nucleotidyltransferase domain-containing protein translates to MDTESVVASKVEKYLASRGWKVQREFKIRGRTADIVAVKGKEIGAVEVKGGSGDVQLGIEYALHQKNVANFSYLAMPEELATEKMIDTCRNLGIGVMLVNGDVKEVVKPVRSNALLSVQKLVFGGEPKKQEPVVTSRIALGRLFRSRGLILILKLLFLNSASEFHLNDIARRTGLAPSTAAKESSNLLNLGLVTKRTKGNLVFYSINKESIIYDELKRIFMKYELLDETIASKLPTGNIRYALIYGSFAKGTEGEKSDVDLLIVGDVNEEALLKSIAEAQGRIGREINYILWSEKEFLDKVRKRITLLKDIVKTPVIMTVGDENEFKRIIKQRTSREVPV, encoded by the coding sequence ATGGATACTGAGAGTGTAGTCGCATCAAAGGTTGAAAAGTATCTTGCCAGCAGAGGCTGGAAAGTCCAGCGGGAATTCAAGATCAGGGGCCGGACTGCCGACATCGTTGCAGTGAAGGGCAAGGAGATAGGTGCTGTCGAGGTCAAAGGAGGTTCGGGTGATGTACAGTTGGGGATCGAGTATGCGCTGCATCAAAAGAATGTTGCCAACTTTTCCTATCTGGCAATGCCAGAAGAACTGGCTACGGAAAAAATGATAGACACGTGTAGAAACTTGGGAATAGGAGTTATGCTGGTAAACGGAGATGTGAAGGAGGTGGTTAAGCCTGTCCGCAGCAACGCTCTCCTATCGGTTCAGAAACTTGTCTTCGGAGGAGAGCCGAAGAAGCAGGAGCCAGTGGTCACGTCTAGGATCGCGCTTGGCAGGCTATTTAGGTCAAGAGGCTTGATACTAATCCTGAAGCTACTGTTCCTGAACTCCGCGAGTGAGTTTCATTTGAACGATATCGCTAGGAGGACAGGATTGGCTCCGTCAACCGCTGCGAAAGAGAGCAGCAACCTTCTGAACCTTGGGCTGGTGACAAAACGGACGAAGGGGAACCTTGTGTTCTACAGCATCAACAAGGAGAGCATAATCTACGACGAGCTGAAGAGAATATTCATGAAATACGAGCTGCTTGACGAGACCATCGCGAGCAAGCTACCCACAGGCAACATTAGATACGCGCTCATCTACGGCTCATTTGCCAAGGGAACTGAGGGAGAGAAAAGCGACGTTGACCTGCTCATCGTCGGCGATGTGAATGAGGAAGCATTGCTGAAGTCAATTGCTGAAGCGCAGGGCAGGATAGGGCGGGAGATCAACTATATCCTGTGGAGCGAGAAGGAGTTTCTTGACAAGGTGAGGAAAAGAATCACGCTCCTAAAGGACATCGTAAAGACCCCAGTAATAATGACGGTAGGCGACGAGAATGAATTTAAGCGAATTATTAAACAAAGGACTAGTCGAGAAGTTCCAGTCTGA
- a CDS encoding phosphate uptake regulator PhoU, translated as MVSVQHREEEVRKIQFSGKSSYTVALPKKWIEEMGLGPGDQITVARQSDASLLLTQKGGYVRGGRGEAIVEVSQKDSAGSLVRKLISVYLLGYNVLHVKAKEGRLTSTQRDVIKEAAHRHLVGTEVVADSTEETTLQVLLSYPELSVENALRRMFLLTASMHKDAMLALKKFDKDSAKGVVKSDDEVDRFNIYVIRQLQMAVQNDRVLKEIGLTTPRECLGYRLIVKSVERVADHAARIAQGVLDLEEPLDESILAKVTNLSDFALNIFEESGLSLFKRDYDAADRIVGRVNIFEDMEKDLLVTIGREKPTEPHYTARLIIGDLRRTAEHSSDIAEIVLNMTAGQVIIDAGKSSSSGISS; from the coding sequence TTGGTATCTGTTCAGCATAGGGAGGAAGAAGTTAGGAAGATACAGTTCTCAGGTAAGTCATCGTACACTGTAGCTCTTCCGAAGAAGTGGATTGAAGAGATGGGGCTTGGACCAGGTGATCAAATCACGGTTGCGAGGCAGAGCGATGCGTCGCTTCTGCTTACACAGAAAGGGGGCTACGTTAGAGGAGGCAGAGGCGAAGCCATAGTCGAGGTTTCGCAGAAGGACAGCGCAGGCTCACTAGTCCGGAAACTGATATCAGTGTATCTCTTAGGATACAACGTGCTTCACGTGAAGGCGAAGGAGGGTCGTTTAACCTCAACCCAGAGAGATGTAATCAAAGAAGCCGCTCACAGACATCTGGTTGGAACCGAGGTGGTGGCCGACTCTACTGAGGAGACTACGCTTCAGGTTCTTCTCAGCTATCCGGAGCTCAGCGTAGAGAACGCTTTGAGACGGATGTTTCTATTGACCGCCTCGATGCATAAAGACGCGATGCTCGCACTCAAAAAATTCGATAAAGATTCAGCTAAAGGTGTAGTGAAGAGTGACGATGAGGTAGACAGGTTCAACATCTACGTGATACGGCAGCTGCAGATGGCTGTTCAGAACGACCGCGTGTTGAAGGAGATTGGTCTAACGACACCTAGAGAGTGCCTAGGATACCGATTGATAGTGAAGAGCGTGGAGAGAGTTGCTGATCACGCTGCGAGAATAGCTCAAGGCGTCCTAGACCTAGAGGAGCCCCTAGACGAGTCAATCCTGGCTAAAGTCACGAATCTCAGCGACTTCGCATTGAACATCTTCGAAGAGTCAGGTCTCTCATTGTTCAAAAGAGACTACGATGCGGCTGACAGGATAGTTGGAAGAGTGAACATCTTCGAAGACATGGAGAAGGATCTGCTGGTCACTATAGGGAGAGAAAAACCAACCGAACCACACTACACAGCCCGCCTCATAATAGGTGATCTGAGAAGAACAGCAGAGCATTCAAGCGATATAGCCGAAATAGTGCTCAACATGACTGCTGGACAGGTTATCATTGACGCTGGGAAAAGCAGTAGCAGCGGTATATCTAGCTAA
- the pstS gene encoding phosphate ABC transporter substrate-binding protein PstS — MRSKRVRKAVAKTTLVVGTAAIIVAAGIIAYLALPQAAKPQQGITSQTPSVTINGAGATFPYPLLSTMTVEYNKIHPNVKIGYQSIGSGGGIRQLTEKTVDFAASDAPLNAKQRDAAPNTLHIPETIGSVVLAYNLPGVEKGLKITGPIIADIFLGKITKWNDPAIQNLNPDLKLPNNDIQVAHRSDGSGTTFIWTSYLSLVSPDWNSKVGSGTAVQWPVGLGSSGNEGVAGLVRGTQYTVGYVELAYALQNKMSYAFIQNKEGKFIEPTLGSTGASVSSIAASLPRGDQSWENVSILNAAGADSYPIASFSYLLIYKDLSTVPSMNKEKAKALVDFLWWVVHDGQNYSSNLQYVPLPKSVISIDEQTINSITFNGQPLRSQ, encoded by the coding sequence TTGCGAAGTAAAAGAGTAAGAAAAGCGGTAGCTAAGACGACCCTTGTCGTAGGCACCGCAGCAATAATAGTGGCGGCTGGCATCATAGCATACTTGGCTTTACCCCAAGCAGCCAAGCCGCAACAAGGGATTACGAGTCAAACTCCGTCAGTTACGATAAACGGGGCTGGAGCAACATTCCCATATCCGCTTCTATCCACAATGACGGTTGAATACAACAAGATCCACCCGAACGTCAAGATAGGTTACCAATCAATCGGTAGCGGTGGAGGAATCAGGCAGCTAACCGAGAAAACCGTTGATTTCGCAGCGTCAGACGCACCACTCAACGCAAAGCAGAGAGATGCTGCGCCCAACACGCTTCACATTCCAGAAACAATCGGCTCGGTAGTGTTAGCATACAACCTACCCGGAGTAGAGAAGGGGTTGAAGATAACAGGCCCTATCATCGCCGACATCTTCCTAGGCAAAATCACAAAATGGAACGATCCAGCGATACAGAACCTGAACCCTGACCTTAAACTGCCCAACAACGACATACAAGTAGCGCACAGATCAGACGGCTCAGGAACCACATTCATCTGGACAAGCTACCTATCCCTAGTTAGCCCAGACTGGAACAGCAAAGTAGGAAGCGGAACAGCAGTTCAATGGCCTGTTGGACTAGGCTCATCAGGTAACGAGGGAGTAGCAGGACTGGTTAGAGGAACACAGTACACAGTAGGATATGTTGAGCTAGCCTACGCACTGCAGAACAAGATGAGCTACGCCTTCATCCAGAACAAGGAAGGCAAGTTCATCGAGCCAACACTGGGATCAACAGGCGCATCAGTATCCTCGATAGCAGCAAGCCTGCCCAGAGGCGACCAGAGCTGGGAGAACGTCAGCATATTGAACGCAGCAGGAGCAGACTCATATCCAATCGCGAGCTTCAGCTACCTCCTAATCTACAAAGACCTCTCAACAGTACCATCAATGAACAAGGAAAAAGCTAAGGCCCTAGTGGACTTCCTATGGTGGGTAGTACACGACGGACAAAACTACTCATCAAACCTACAATACGTTCCGCTGCCCAAATCGGTCATCTCAATAGACGAGCAGACAATCAACTCAATCACCTTCAACGGACAACCACTACGAAGCCAATAG
- the pstC gene encoding phosphate ABC transporter permease subunit PstC, which yields MSSDDDAEKSSQAHHERKVAWSGDLFFKLLTLVLASGVIITIILMVIELLTGSLAVLERFGVGFVTGVNWNPVAGREAFGILPYILGTLVTSALALLIGVPISLGIAIFLSEMAPNAVRTPLSFLIELLAAVPSVVYGLWGIFILRFWVKDYIETPLSTYLGFIPGLQGTPFGLDILTAGIILAIMIIPTVSAVSREIMNAVPDSQREAAYSIGATRWETIRIGVLSYARSGIFGAAILGLGRAVGETMAVTMVIGNTVGPAALPTSLLKGGQTMASLIANEFNEADPTSLHPSALIGVGLVLFLFALAINIFAQFLVWRVLKVRGGAVE from the coding sequence ATGAGCAGCGACGATGACGCTGAGAAGAGCAGTCAAGCACACCACGAACGCAAAGTCGCGTGGTCAGGAGACCTTTTCTTCAAACTCCTGACGCTGGTGTTGGCTTCAGGCGTCATCATCACCATCATTTTAATGGTAATAGAATTACTCACAGGATCTCTAGCAGTGCTTGAGCGGTTCGGCGTAGGCTTTGTCACAGGCGTGAACTGGAACCCCGTGGCTGGAAGAGAAGCCTTCGGAATCCTCCCCTACATTCTGGGAACACTAGTAACATCTGCATTAGCATTACTGATCGGTGTCCCAATCAGCCTAGGCATCGCGATCTTCCTCTCCGAAATGGCTCCTAACGCCGTCAGAACCCCGTTATCCTTCCTCATAGAACTCCTAGCAGCTGTTCCGAGCGTAGTCTACGGGCTCTGGGGAATCTTCATACTGAGGTTCTGGGTCAAAGACTATATCGAGACACCGCTCTCAACCTACCTCGGGTTCATACCGGGCTTACAAGGCACACCGTTCGGCCTCGACATATTGACAGCCGGCATCATCCTAGCTATAATGATCATTCCAACAGTCTCAGCCGTTTCAAGAGAGATCATGAATGCAGTTCCAGACAGCCAGAGAGAAGCCGCCTACAGCATTGGTGCGACCCGCTGGGAGACCATCAGAATAGGTGTTCTCAGCTACGCCCGCTCCGGCATCTTCGGAGCCGCCATCCTAGGCCTAGGAAGAGCGGTGGGAGAGACGATGGCTGTGACAATGGTCATCGGAAACACAGTTGGACCAGCGGCTCTACCGACATCGCTTCTGAAAGGCGGCCAAACAATGGCCTCGCTCATCGCCAACGAGTTTAACGAGGCTGACCCCACATCACTGCACCCCTCTGCACTGATAGGTGTAGGGCTGGTGCTGTTCCTGTTCGCTTTAGCCATTAACATCTTTGCGCAGTTCTTGGTGTGGCGAGTATTGAAAGTAAGAGGAGGAGCGGTGGAGTAA
- the pstA gene encoding phosphate ABC transporter permease PstA, protein MASYTVRKLKDRLAFGLAAFCILIAVIPLGSILFEVIRNGAPALSIEFLTQTPGPIGQPGGGIANAIEGTLILIGLTCLIGVPLGVISGIYLSEYGDNKYGRTVRFFNDVLSEFPSIVVGIFVYVLVVLVLGSFSVIAGAIALAIIMLPVVSRTTEESLKLVPNSIREAAMALGIRRWRTIVSVVLSTGRGGIITGVMLSVARIAGETAPLIMTILGSQWFFAGFNQPMDALPLRVWRLALLPYDYAHQQGWGAALILILLILLLNIGVRVATRGRYKTRR, encoded by the coding sequence TTGGCGAGCTACACAGTTAGGAAGCTCAAAGATAGGTTGGCATTTGGCTTAGCCGCCTTCTGCATCCTGATAGCGGTGATTCCGCTGGGAAGCATCCTGTTCGAGGTGATTAGGAACGGCGCTCCAGCACTCAGTATAGAGTTTCTCACCCAGACCCCTGGTCCAATCGGGCAGCCGGGAGGAGGCATCGCGAACGCCATCGAAGGCACCCTTATCCTGATCGGTTTAACCTGCCTTATTGGTGTCCCCCTCGGCGTAATATCGGGCATATACCTGTCAGAGTATGGTGACAACAAATATGGAAGAACAGTACGGTTCTTCAACGATGTGTTATCAGAATTCCCGTCTATCGTGGTAGGTATCTTCGTGTATGTGCTGGTGGTTTTAGTGCTAGGCAGCTTCTCAGTGATTGCGGGCGCCATCGCTCTCGCCATCATTATGCTTCCAGTGGTTTCACGAACCACAGAGGAGTCGCTGAAACTTGTTCCTAATTCTATACGTGAAGCGGCGATGGCTCTCGGAATCAGGAGGTGGAGAACCATCGTCAGCGTCGTTTTAAGCACCGGCAGAGGAGGAATAATCACCGGCGTAATGCTTTCAGTCGCCAGAATCGCGGGTGAAACAGCGCCGCTCATCATGACTATACTGGGGAGCCAATGGTTCTTCGCCGGATTTAACCAGCCGATGGACGCGCTCCCACTAAGAGTGTGGAGGCTGGCTCTGCTGCCATACGACTACGCTCACCAGCAGGGATGGGGTGCAGCATTGATCCTCATCCTCCTAATCCTGCTACTGAATATCGGGGTGCGTGTAGCAACTAGAGGTAGGTATAAGACAAGGAGATGA